Genomic DNA from Taurinivorans muris:
AGACGCCCTTGAAAAAATGGGAAAACCCACCCGTGTTCTTTCCGCTATTGAAACAACGGAACTTTGCGAACCGTATATCCGCCGCAAAGGACTCAGCCACTTGGAAAAAAGCCGTATCGTCATTTGTGCCGGCGGAACGGGAAACCCCTATTTTACGACTGATACCGCTGCCGCCCTGCGCGCCATGGAACTTCGCTGCGAAGCTATCATCAAAGCCACGCGTGTTGACGGCATTTATGATAAGGACCCTGAAAAACACAGCGACGCCGTACGCTTTAATCGCATCACGTACAAAGAAACCCTTGATAAGGAACTGAAAGTTATGGACGCAACGGCGATAACGCTCGCCCGTGAAAATAAAATGCCTATTATTGTTTGCAATATTTTAGGCGGCAATATAAAAAAAGTTATCTGTGGTGAAAACATAGGAACAATTGTTGAAGGAGAATAATATGGATATGGATAAAGATACACTCATGCTTGACGCAGAAGAACGTATGGAAAAAGCGCTTCTCGCTCTTGATAAGGAATTTGCGAAGCTCCGCACGGGACGCGCCTCCACGTCCTTGGTTGACAATATCAAAGTCGATTATTACGGAACACTTACCCCAGTTCAGCAAATGTCAACAGTATCTTGCCCTGACAGCCGTACTGTGACCATTCAGCCTTG
This window encodes:
- the pyrH gene encoding UMP kinase, whose protein sequence is MSKLKYRRIMLKLSGESLAGEKGFGINPETVTAICKEIADVADMGLELVLVIGGGNIFRGISSSAKGMERATADYMGMLATILNAMAVQDALEKMGKPTRVLSAIETTELCEPYIRRKGLSHLEKSRIVICAGGTGNPYFTTDTAAALRAMELRCEAIIKATRVDGIYDKDPEKHSDAVRFNRITYKETLDKELKVMDATAITLARENKMPIIVCNILGGNIKKVICGENIGTIVEGE